The following DNA comes from Streptomyces pristinaespiralis.
AGACGCCGTCCTTCACGACGGTGTCCTTGATGTTGTCCTTGGTCAGCGACACCACCGGGACGAGGACCGACGGGATGGCCTTCTGGGAGGGGCTGTCGACCTTCTCCTTGGCGATCGCGTCGAGCGACTCGCCCTTGGCGAGCGCCACGGCCATCTCGGCGGCGGCGGAGGCCTCCGGCGCGTACGGCTTGTAGACGCTCATGAACTGCTCACCGGCGACGATGCGCTGGACACCGGCAAGCTCGGCGTCCTGGCCGGTGACCGGCGGGAGCTTGGTGAAGCCGGCCGACTTGAGGGCGGTGATGATGCCGCCCGCCATGCCGTCGTTCGCGGAGTAGACGCCGATGATCTTGTCCTTGCCGAGGGCCGAGATCGCGGCCTCCATGTTGGCGTTGGCGTTCTCCGGCTTCCACTCCTTGGTGTCGTACTCCTTGCCGACGTTCACCTTGCCGTCGAGCTCGGAGTGCGCACCCTTCTTGAACAGCGCGGCGTTCGGGTCGGTGACCGAGCCGTTCATCATGACGATCTGGCCGTCCTTGGCCTTGTCGCCGAGGGCCTCCACGAGGGCCTTGCCCTGGACCTTGCCGACCTCTTCGTTGTCGAAGGAGGTGTAGGCGTCGATCGGGCCCTCGGCGAGACGGTCGAAGGCGACGACGGGGATACCGGCGTCCTTGGCCTTCTTCACACCGCCGGCGATGGCCTTGGAGTCGACCGCGTCCACGATGAGGGCGTCGACCTTGTTGGTGATCATGGTGTCCACCTGCTGCGTCTGCAGCGTGGCGTCCTGCTTGGCGTTGGCGTAGACGACCTTCGCCTTGCCGTTCGTCAGCTCGCTGATCTTCTTCTCGATCAGCGGCTTGTCGAACTTCTCGTAACGAGCGGTCTGGTTCTCCGGAAGGAGCAGACCGATCGTGATGTTGTCGCCCTTCTTGGCGGCCGACTCTTCGGCGCTCTCGCCCGAGTCTCCGGCCTGGCCGCAGGCCGCGAGCGATACGGCCATCGCGGAAGCGGCGACAGCAACAGCAGCACGACGCAGATGTGCGTTCACGATGAGAAACCTCCCTGACGAGGCCGCGTCGCTGCGGCCGAGGTGGCTGGAAGTCAACTCGGCCCCGCCGCCAGCGTCAAGGAGTAAATCCTTAACGAGATGACAACGGTGCCATTCGTTATCTAAGTGAAGGCGGGCGCCCCGACCGGCAACGCACTGTCCAGAAGGGTCGAATCACCCATTTCGCTGAGCACGAGGGCCAGCGCGCCCAGCACTTCGGCACGCCCGCCCAGGGCACCGGGAGCCACGGAAAGCTGCCTCGCCGCACTGGGAATGGCGTAACGGGAGACGGACTCGCGAATGGGTCCCAGTACCAACTCTCCAGCCTCCGCCAAATCCCCTCCGAGCACCACCCGGCTCGGATTGAGGAGGTTGCACAGGTTGGCGACACCACTGCCGATGTGGCGCCCCACGTCCGCCACCACCCGGCGGCAGCCGGGGTCGCCGTCGCGCGCCAGCTGCACGACGCGCTCCATGGTCAGTTCGGCCCCGTGACTCGACTGGAGCAACGGCAGCACGTACCTGGCCGCCGTGAACGTCTCCAGGCAGCCGCGGTTGCCGCAACGGCACACCGGGCCCGACTCGTCCAGCGTGATGTGCCCGATCTCGCCGGCGGTACCGCCCGGACCCCGGTAGATCTGGCCGTCTATCACCAGGCCCGCGCCGACACCGCTCGCGACCTTGATGTACGCGAGGTCCTTCACGCCCCGGCCGCTGCCCCACACCATCTCGCCGAGCGCGCCCAGGTTGGCGTCGTTGTCGACGTACACGGGCACGCCCAGCCGGGCCGAGAGCTCCTCACTCGGATTGATGCCGGTCCATCCCGGCAGGATCGCCGTCGAACCCAGCGTGCCCGACTCCACGTCGATGGGGCCCGGCACGCCGAGCCCCACACCGATCACCTTGCCGAGACCGATCCCGGTGGCCTCCACCAGCCGGTTGACCAGCGCCTCCGCCCTGCCGAAGCCCTCCGCGGACGACGCGTCCACATCGAGCGGCTCGGCCTCCTCCGCCAGCACCTGGTGCGCGAGGTTGCCGATCGCCACGCGCAGGTGCGTATGGCCGAAGTCCACGCCGATCACGATGCCGGCGTCGCCGCTGAGCGAGACGCTGCGGGCCCTGCGGCCACCGGCCGAGGTCGGCGTCACCTCTACCGTGCCGCCGTCCTTGAGCTCACGGACGATGTTGGAGACGGTGGCCGCGGAGAGGCCGGTGCTCCTCGCGATCTCCGCCTGCGTCAGCGAGCCCGCCATGCGTACGGCACGCACGACGCGCTCGAGGTTGGCCCGGTGCAGAGATGTCTGCGATCCCGGAGTCTCCATTGACTCATCCACTCCTGCCCCCGGTGGGCGGCGCGACGGCCGCCCCCGGCCGGGGGCGCGCAGCGCGACCCCGACGTCTCTCCAACTTATGAACCCTAAGCTCAACCTTTTGGGCCTTATCCCGTCAAGACCTTGAGCGGAGCCAACCTCTGATGAGCGGGGCCGGGTCGGTGGTGCGGTGGGTGACGCCTCCTTTACGGAACGTGACGGTTCGCTGTGCGGCGTCACGTAGGGCGCGGCGATCTCGGGCGTGGCCGGGTGCTTGGGCGCGGCGATCTCGGGCGTGGCCGGGTGCTTGGGCGCGGCGTCGCGCGGGCCGGCGATCTCCGGCGCGACTGCCGGGCCGGGTGGGGCGGGTCCGCGGCCGGGGGTGGCCCGGTCCGTGGTGTGGCGGTCTCGGGGGGCTCGCGTCGGGCCGGGTCCGCGGGTGTGGCGGTCTCGGGGCTCGCGTCGGGCCCGGTCCGCGGGTGCGACGTCCTTGAGGCCGGCCCGGCCGGCGCCGGTGGGGGTGCGGGTGGCGGGGCCTCCGGAGGGGGGTGCCCGGAATGGCTTTCCTCACCGCGCTTCGCGCGAGTTGCGACGCTTTACTTCCGGACACCCCCCTCCTACGACCCCACCCCCCTCACGTCTCGTCCGGCCCTTGCGACCGGTGGTCGCAGCACCGCCCGCTTCCGGCCTGGCCCACTGGTTCGTCCGGAGCCCGGTCCCGCTCCCGCTCCCGCTCCCGCTCCCGCTCCCGGGGACAGCTGCCGGTTGGGGTGTTGGGGCGTCAACCCTCAACGGGGCCGGTCGGGACGCTCGGGTATGGGGGGCGTCGCCTCACAGGAGCGGGCGGACGCTCACCACGCCGCGAAGCTGCCGTCCCCGACGGCCGTTCGGTCCTGGCGGTGGACGTCCCACCGTGGCTGCGGTCGGACGCGCCGTGCTCGCCGGAGCGGCTGTTCTGCCACGTCTACGGCCGGGCGAAGACGGCCTCGCAGTTCATCCCCGGCCGACCGTACTCGTTCGTCGCGGTGCTGGAGACGGGCGCCACGCCCTGGGCGCAGATCCTGGACGCTGTTCGGCTCGGCCCGGCCGACGATGCCACCGCGGTCACCGCTTCCCAGCTCCGAGATGCCGTCGACCGGCTCATTACCACGGGCCAGTGGCAGCCCTGCGAGCCGGACATCCTCATCGTGACCGACGCCGGCTATGACGTCACCCGCCTGGCCCGGGTCCTGCGCGACCTCCCGGCCGAGCTGGTCGGGCGCGTCCGCGGCGACCGCGTGGTGCGTCTGCCGAAGCCGCCGCGGCTGCCCGGGACGAACGGCCGGCCGCCCAAGCACGGGCCGGAGTTCCGCTTCGCCGCGCCGGAGACCTGGCCCGAGCCCGCGGTCACCACCCGCACCGCCACCGCGAACCACGGCAAGGCCGTCACTCAGGTGTGGGACCGGGTCCACCCACGGCTCACCCACCGTGCTTCCTGGCGGGTGTGGTGAACGGCTGAGGCCTGGAGTGAGTCCGCCACTCTCACCTCGCCTGACTCCACATCGCCGCCATCTACATGGCTCTACGATCTTCGTATGAGCGAATGGAGCCTGGCGGGCGAAGAGCTGTCGACCGCCCGACTGTCACTGCGGCGTCCGACCGAAGCCGACATCGATGCGATCTTCGCGATCCACAGTGACCCCGCAACCTGCCTGCATAATCCCTCCGACGCCCTCGCCGGGCCCGAAGAGGCCCAGGAGCTCTATCAGCGCTGGAACAACCAATGGCAGAGCTGCGGATACGGGTACTGGGTTGTCCGACGCCACGACTCTGCCGTGCAACTGGGGTTCTGCGGGGTCAAGCCCATGGAGCTGAACGGCATGAAAGTTCTCAACCTCTTCTACCGTTTCGCCACTTCATCATGGGGTCAGGGCTTCGCCAGCGAGGCGGCGATCGCAGTCACCGACTGGGTATCGCGCCACGTTACCGACCTCCCGCTGATCGCCCGAGTCCGGCCGGCAAACGCTGCCTCGCAGCGCGTGGCGGTACGTGCCGGCCTGATGCGGGCAGAACATCTCGACGGCCCCGGATACGACGGCTTCGATTGGATCTACGCAGCGAAACTGCCTGGCTGAGCGCACTCCGAGTGTGTGGTCCCTCGCCGAAGGCCGTTCCACGTTCCGAGCTGAGCCACGAGGCACGGCGATCTCCCGTTCTGGCCCGTGCTGTGCAACCGAGCACTCGGGCCGCTCACCGCGAGCTGATGTCTCAGCTCAACAGCACCTCAGGCCGGTGCCGGTGAGGCCAGGAGTGGAAGTCACCGGGTCGTGGGCGCGGTCCGGCTGCTGTTGAAGATCCTGTCGAGGTGGTAGTGAAGTGCCGCGGTGGCAGACTCCGGCGTGCGCTGTCCGACGAGGATGCTGGTGCCCATGGTTGCTGTCATGGCGAGCAGGCTGATCGCCTCAGTGCGAGCATCGGCTCCAGCATCGGCTTGGCCCGTGTCCTGTGCCTGTTGGATCAGCTCAGTAAGGGCGTTCTCGGCGGCGTCAGGGTTGTCGATGAACGGCTGGGCGGCGAGGGCCTCGTCGGTCACGGACAGGATCGAGTAGGAGCTGTAGAGAAGGTGGAAGGTTCGGCTCTCCTCGTCGGTCGGCAGCGAGGCCAGCAGCAGTGCCTCGATGGTCGCGCGGGGGCCCGGGTTCTGGCCCGCAGCGGCGAGGCGGGCGCCGACGCGTGCGGTGAAGCGGTCGGTCAGGTGTTGGAGGCCGTGGAAAAGCAGCTTTTCCTTGGTCTGGAAGTAGTACTGCACCAGGCGCAGTGAGACGCCCGCCTCGGCGGCGACGTCGCGCATGCCGACCGCGTGCAGGCCCTGCCGCCCTGCGACCTGGATGAGTGCTTCAGCGATCTGGGTGCGGCGTTCATCGTGGTCCACGCGCTTGGGCATCCGTAGTGTCTCCGGCCGTGGTTGGGGTTGGTGGGTCGCCTGTCCGCCTCCGGTGCGGCTCGAGGGCACCTTTTCATGGTACCGCCGTATCACCAATATGGTACGGTCGTATCACAAAGAGCGGATCTCACGGAGGTACCCCATGCCCGAGAACACGCCCCGAACGCGCCGAGACATGGGCCGCTACGTCAACGACCGGCTACGCGACCGCTACTTCGCCGCCTGCGACGTGCTCTACGCGAAGGGCGCACCGATCCGCTCCGAGACCGACGTGGAGACGAGCTTCGGAACGACTCACGTCTACCGGTACGGCCCCGCGGACCCGGCGGCCGAGTCCCGCACGCCGGTGGTCCTGATCCACGGCTCGGGCGGCTGCTCCGCGATGTGGTACCCCAACACGGCCGCGCTCAGCGCCGACCGCCCCGTCTACGCCCTTGACACCCCCGGCGACCCGGGCCGCAGCATCCACCGCGAGCCGATGTGGCAACCCGAGCGGGCCGCCCAGTGGATGACCGAGGCCTTCGACGCCCTCGGCCTCGACAAGGTCCACCTCGTCGGCTCCTCCTACGGCGGCTGGCTCGTCATCAACCAGGCCCACCGCCAACCCGAACGGCTCGCCTCAGTCACCGCCCTCGACCCGGGCGGGCTGGAGAAGGTGGGGTTCCGCTTCTTCGTCTGGATCTTCGCCAGCCTCTTCGCCACCTTCGCTCCTGAGCGGCTGCGCCCGGCTCTGGCCAAGTGGCTGGAGCAGCCGGTGATATCCGATGCGGATCTGCGGGCCTGGATCCAGGCCGGTGTGAAGGCCTTCCGGATACGCCGTCCCGCTCCGCTGCCGCTGTCCGACGCCGAGCTGGGCTCCATCCGGACGCCGTTCTACCTGATCATGGGTAAGCGCAGCCTGCTGGTGCACCCCAAGCGTCAGCTCGAACGCGTTCCTCGGGTGATTCCCGGCGCGCGCGCCGAGATCGTCGCCGCGACCGGACACGGGCCGCAGATCGACCACCCCGACCTCGTCAACGCCCGGATGCTGAGTTTCATGGAGGACATCGACTCCCTCCCCCCGACGACGCCCCGGGACGTCACCGACGCGTGACCGCTGAGACATCCGGAACCACTCGCGGGGCGTCAAGGGTGGATAGCACGAGCCTGGACTTCTCGACAATCGCTCGCCCCCGACAGAGAGCAGATGGGCCCTCAGGCGCAGCTCATCATGCACCGCCAGGCCGGCCGTGAGGCCGAGTACGACTATTGATCTTCGGACATGGCATCCACCACCCACCCGCGGGTCCGGGGCACGGCCAGCGGCCGCGGTGAGACCCGTCCCGCTTCGGTGTGGGGCGTCGGCCTCAGCGGGACCGGTCGGGGCGCTCATCGCGGCGCGAAGCTGCCGCTCCGGGGGTGTGGGGGCGTCAGCCCCCATGAGCACCTTCCCCTCCAGGGAGGGGCGGGGTGGCGGCGCCGGGCTACGGAGGCGCACGTCAGGGAAACAGGGCGGGCCCACCCCATGGCGCTGATGCGCCGCGAGGCGGGCCCGGCCGTACGCGGGCTCGGGGCGCGTTACTTCAGCGCGCCCGCCGTCAGGCCCGACTGGACCTGGCGTTGGAAGATCGCGTAGACGACCAGCACCGGAAGCATCGCGATCATCATGCCTGCCATCAGCGCGCCCCAGTCGTTCTCGTAGCCCTGCTGGAGCGCGATCATCGCCAGGCCCTGGGTGAGGACGTACTTGTCCTCCTGCTGGTTGAGGACCATCGGCAGCAGGTACTGGTTCCACTGGCCGAGGAAGTTGAAGATGCCGATGCTGATCAGGCCGGGCTTGGCCATCGGGAGCATCACCTGGAAGAACGTCCGGCTGTGCGACGCGC
Coding sequences within:
- a CDS encoding substrate-binding domain-containing protein gives rise to the protein MNAHLRRAAVAVAASAMAVSLAACGQAGDSGESAEESAAKKGDNITIGLLLPENQTARYEKFDKPLIEKKISELTNGKAKVVYANAKQDATLQTQQVDTMITNKVDALIVDAVDSKAIAGGVKKAKDAGIPVVAFDRLAEGPIDAYTSFDNEEVGKVQGKALVEALGDKAKDGQIVMMNGSVTDPNAALFKKGAHSELDGKVNVGKEYDTKEWKPENANANMEAAISALGKDKIIGVYSANDGMAGGIITALKSAGFTKLPPVTGQDAELAGVQRIVAGEQFMSVYKPYAPEASAAAEMAVALAKGESLDAIAKEKVDSPSQKAIPSVLVPVVSLTKDNIKDTVVKDGVYTVNEICTPKFKAACDQLGLK
- a CDS encoding ROK family transcriptional regulator, whose product is METPGSQTSLHRANLERVVRAVRMAGSLTQAEIARSTGLSAATVSNIVRELKDGGTVEVTPTSAGGRRARSVSLSGDAGIVIGVDFGHTHLRVAIGNLAHQVLAEEAEPLDVDASSAEGFGRAEALVNRLVEATGIGLGKVIGVGLGVPGPIDVESGTLGSTAILPGWTGINPSEELSARLGVPVYVDNDANLGALGEMVWGSGRGVKDLAYIKVASGVGAGLVIDGQIYRGPGGTAGEIGHITLDESGPVCRCGNRGCLETFTAARYVLPLLQSSHGAELTMERVVQLARDGDPGCRRVVADVGRHIGSGVANLCNLLNPSRVVLGGDLAEAGELVLGPIRESVSRYAIPSAARQLSVAPGALGGRAEVLGALALVLSEMGDSTLLDSALPVGAPAFT
- a CDS encoding GNAT family N-acetyltransferase, with protein sequence MSEWSLAGEELSTARLSLRRPTEADIDAIFAIHSDPATCLHNPSDALAGPEEAQELYQRWNNQWQSCGYGYWVVRRHDSAVQLGFCGVKPMELNGMKVLNLFYRFATSSWGQGFASEAAIAVTDWVSRHVTDLPLIARVRPANAASQRVAVRAGLMRAEHLDGPGYDGFDWIYAAKLPG
- a CDS encoding TetR/AcrR family transcriptional regulator, coding for MPKRVDHDERRTQIAEALIQVAGRQGLHAVGMRDVAAEAGVSLRLVQYYFQTKEKLLFHGLQHLTDRFTARVGARLAAAGQNPGPRATIEALLLASLPTDEESRTFHLLYSSYSILSVTDEALAAQPFIDNPDAAENALTELIQQAQDTGQADAGADARTEAISLLAMTATMGTSILVGQRTPESATAALHYHLDRIFNSSRTAPTTR
- a CDS encoding alpha/beta fold hydrolase, with protein sequence MPENTPRTRRDMGRYVNDRLRDRYFAACDVLYAKGAPIRSETDVETSFGTTHVYRYGPADPAAESRTPVVLIHGSGGCSAMWYPNTAALSADRPVYALDTPGDPGRSIHREPMWQPERAAQWMTEAFDALGLDKVHLVGSSYGGWLVINQAHRQPERLASVTALDPGGLEKVGFRFFVWIFASLFATFAPERLRPALAKWLEQPVISDADLRAWIQAGVKAFRIRRPAPLPLSDAELGSIRTPFYLIMGKRSLLVHPKRQLERVPRVIPGARAEIVAATGHGPQIDHPDLVNARMLSFMEDIDSLPPTTPRDVTDA